From Glycine max cultivar Williams 82 chromosome 11, Glycine_max_v4.0, whole genome shotgun sequence, the proteins below share one genomic window:
- the LOC100797599 gene encoding endoglucanase 1 has protein sequence MPKGMASVTTFSLMLQFLFSILCSSFGQLSLAFTSQEYHEALEKSIIFFEGQRSGKLPSNQQQTWRGDSGLSNGSSYHVDLVCGYYDAGDNGKFELPMAFTITLLAWSVIEFGSSMQDQIENARAAIRWSTDYLLKAATTTSDALYVQVI, from the exons ATGCCAAAAGGGATGGCTTCAGTCACCACATTTTCACTAATGTTGCAGTTTCTGTTCTCAATATTATGTTCTTCGTTTGGTCAGCTAAGCTTAGCTTTCACATCGCAAGAGTACCATGAAGCTCTTGAAAAATCCATTATCTTCTTTGAGGGACAACGATCTGGAAAATTGCCTTCCAACCAGCAACAAACATGGAGGGGAGATTCTGGATTGTCCAATGGCTCTTCCTatcat GTGGACCTAGTATGTGGTTATTATGATGCTGGAGACAACGGCAAGTTTGAGTTGCCAATGGCTTTTACCATTACATTGTTAGCATGGAGTGTGATTGAATTTGGAAGCTCAATGCAGGACCAAATTGAAAATGCCAGAGCTGCTATTCGGTGGAGCACGGATTACCTTCTTAAGGCAGCCACCACCACCTCTGACGCATTATATGTCCAAGTGATCTAA